CGAGCCGACGGGGAAGGTCTGCGCGTTCGCGGGCGGGAGCGGGGCCCCCATCGTGAGCGGGTACCAGAACTGGCCGTCGGAGCCCTCGAAGCGGTTGTTGGCCGCGTTGTAGCGGAGGGCGCCGGGCATTGGCGGGGACTGCGCGGGCACGGCGTGGGCGTACACGGCCTTGGGTGCGGGCGTCAGGCTCTGGCGCGGCGTCATGGTGGTGTAGCCCGTCGCGCTCGCGCAGGTCCCGGCGGCGCCGGGACGGACCTGGACCTCCAGAAAGGCGTCGCCCACGGTGGGCGCGGTGAGCGGCACGATGACGGTGAACAGGCCGTTGACGACGGGCACGTCGTCGGCGCACACGACGCCGGAGATGGGGCTGCCGCCGGTCTCGACCCCAAAGAGCGTGAAGCGCACGTCGTAGGCGCCGTTGGCGGGCTGGCCGGCCTCATCCAGCCGTCCCTGGTAGGTGAAGCTGGTGGACTGGGCCTGCGCCGCGATGAAGCTGAGCAGGAACGCGAAGAGACAGGTGATCGCCCGCATGGCGGTAGCTCCCTCGGGGTAAAGCCCCAGCCTACCCGCATCTCCCTCTGCTGCAAGGCGATGTGCGGTGATCGGGAGCGCGTCACCTCGCCGACAAGCGGACGCGTGACGCCGACGGCATTTTTCTCAGACCCGGGCCAACGCGGCCGGGCCGTTGAGGGCTTGTAACCGCAGGCGAGGGAACTGGTTGGATCACCCGCCTCCGAGGGGGATCGGAGCGGCGCGAGAAGGTTTTCACCGCGCCACCCTCCGGGAGGGGGCACATTCGAGCCATGCGACTCCCCCACTGCTCCGCCCGTCCCGCCTGCCTCGCCGTCGTCGCGGCTGCCGCCGCGCTTGCTCCCAGCGCGCTGGGGCAATCGTGCAACCACAACACGTGGCGGTCGCCCGCGCTGGTTCCGACGTACGCCGGGTGGGTGATCGATCTCGAGATGTGGGACCCCGACGGGCCGGGGTTCGCGCCCGCGGCCATCGTGATGTCGGGCATCATCCCGGGCGGGCCCAACGAGGTCATCGGGTACTGGGACGGGGCGGCGTGGGTCACGCTGGATCGGGCCGCGGTGCGGAACGCGCGGGGGCTGGCGGTGCTGCCCGACGGGACGCTGATCGCGGGGGCGACCTTCCGTCAGCCCAACGGCGTGTTCGTCGACGGCGTCTCGCGCTGGACGGGGACGGCGTGGGAGCTCATGGGCGGGGCCTTCAACGGCTTGGTGCAGCACGTGGACGCGACTCCACAGGGCGAGATCGTGGTCGCGGGCGGGTTCACCTCCGTCGGCGGCGTGAGCGCCCGGCACGTGGCGCGGTGGGACGGCACGGCGTGGGTGGGGCTGGGCGGGGGGATCACCGACTCGGGCAGCCCGGGCCTGGACCCGCGGGTGGACCACCTGGTGGCGCTCAGCGGCGGGCGGGCGGCGGTGGCGGGGCTGATTGGGGCGACCGCGGACGGCCCCGCGGGGCAGTTCGCGTACTTCGACGGCACGCAGTGGCAGAACATGGGCATGCCGACGCCGGCGGGGGTGCGCACGGTGGGTCGGGCGCCGAGCGGTGACCTGGTGGTGGGCGGCAACTTCACGTCCATCGGCGGGGTCGCGGTGCCGCGTCTGGCGCGGTGGACGGGGACAACGTGGGCGGCGGTTGCGCCGGGCGTGCCCATGGGCGTCGGCGCGCTGGACTTCGCCGCGGACGGACGGCTGCTCATCAGTGACGGCGGGCGGGGGGCGCGGTGGGACGGCACTGCGTGGGAGGGCCCTGGGCCCTTCATCACGGAGTTCCGCGGCCTGATGGCCCTGCCCAGCGGCGACGCCGCGGTGTGGGGGATGTTCAGCAGCGCCAACGGCATCAACGCCCACGGAATCGGGCGGTTCGAGGGCGGGCAGTTCCGCTCCATCCAGGCGGGGGTGCCGGTGCGGCCGCTGGCGATGACCGTCGACGCCGCGGGGCTGGCGGTGCTGGCGGGCGAGCCCTGCCCGGGGTGCGTGCCCGGCACGGTGGTGCGGTACGACGGGCGCGACTCCACGGTGCTGGGCTCGTTCAACCAGAAGACCTACGCCCTGGCCACCATGGCCAACGGCGACATCGTGGTGGGCGGGGCGTTCACCAATATGACGGCGCCCTACGGCTTCCTGAACGTCAACAAGCTGGCGCGGCTGAGCTCGACGGGTGGGGGCGGGGGCACGTGGACCGCCCTGGGCTCGGGCGTGGCGACCAGCAACCACGAGGTCGCGGAGGTGTTCGCCCTGGCGGTGACGCCGTCCAGTGAGCTGATCGCGGGGGGGCGGTTTGATACCGCGGGCGGCGGGGCCGCGGCCAACGTCGCCCGCTGGAACGGCAGCGCGTGGTCGCCGCTGGGCGGGGGGCTGGCGGGGCGGGTGTTCGCCCTGGCGGTGACGCCCGCGGGCGAGGTGATCGCGGGCGGGCGCTTCGAGCAATCGGGCAGCTCCAACATCGCCCGCTACAGCGGCGGCGTGTGGACACCGATGGGCGTTGGCCTGGGCGGCGCGGGCGATCAGGTGAACGCCGTGCACGTGCTCCGCGACGGGCGGGTCCTCGCGGGGGCGAGCAACGGCGTGGTGGCGGTGTGGGAGGGCGGGGTGTGGCAGCCGGTGGGCTCAGCATTCAACGGGCGGGTGCTGTGCGTCATGGAGGACGCGCACGGCGGGCTGTACGCGGGCGGGGACTTCACCGCCAGCGGCGTCGAACCGACGCTCCGCGGGGCCAAGTGGGACGGGGCCAAGTGGGTGCAGCTGGCCTTCGGGTTCAACGACTGGATCGGGTCGATGCGGATGCAGGGCGGGGACCTCGCGGTGGCGGGCTCCTTCTCCACGCTCGGGCACCCCGCGGGCGGGTACGCCCGGCTCATCTTCCCGCACGCGGACTTCAACGGCGACGGGGACTACGGCACCGACCAGGACATCGAGGCGTTCTTCGCCTGCATCGGCGGGCACTGCTGCCCCACCTGCGGCTCGGCGGACTTCAACGCCGACGGCGACCTGGCGACCGACCAGGACATCGAGTCGTTCTTCCGGGTGCTGGGCGGGCACGCGTGCTGAGGGGGAGTTGAGCGCGAAGGGCGCGAAGGGGAGCGAAGGCGCGAAGAGGGAAGGCAGGTACGCGGAGTTGCGCGGAAGGGCGGAGTTGCGCGGAGAAAGGCAGTGCGAAAGGATGCCGCCTTTCTACTTCGCGATTCTGTCATCTGAGAATGACTCGATCCGCTTTTGCGATCTGCTCTTCAACCTGCCTTCAACTCCGCGCGACTCCGCCCTTCCGCGCCACTCCGCGTACCTGCCTTTATTCTTCGCGCCTTCGTCCGCCTTCGCGACCTTCGCGTTCAGAAGGCGTTCGATCGCTTGCGCGATCGGCTCTTTTCGCTGCCTTCCTCCGCGCGACTCCGCCCTTCCGCGCAACTCGGCGTACCTGCCTTTCCTGCTTCGCGTCTTCGCTCCACCTTCGCGACCTTCGCGTTCAAAGAGGGGTTCGATCGCTTGCGCGATCGGCTCTTTTGGACGCGCGGCTATTCCAGCACGAAGGACCGCTCGCGCCAGAGTTTTTCCAGGCGCTCCGCCATGCCGCCCTTCTCCGGCAGGCGCTGGGCGCACGCGGCGAGGAGGTCGACGAGGTTCTCAAAGTCGGAAAGGGCGATGAACTCGCGGGCGACCTTCGGCGGGCTGGTGTTGGTCCCCGCCTGCACGGCGGTCAGGTCCGCCATGTTGTGGTAGTTGCCCAGGGGCAGGCAGACGCAGGTGGACTCAAGGCCGGCATGGAAGAACACCGACGCCTCGCAGGCGCCCCCGGCCATGAGCTTGCGCTGCCACTTCCACGCGGGGGCGTCGGCGAGCTTCTGCGAGGCGGTGGGCTGGGAGCCCCCGGCGATCTCTTCTGCCCGCTTGGCGATGGCGTCGGTGAGGGTGGGGCTGAAGACGGAGATGCGGTCGCCCACGCGGACGATGGGGCCGCCGCCGATGGGGGATTCGGGGAAGCTGCGGCTGTTCTCCAGGGCGATGACGCGGGCGTTGCGGGGAATGGTGCCGTGGCGCACGGCGGCGATCGCGCCGATGAAGCCGATCTCCTCGGCGCGGGTGAAGAGCAGGGTGGGATTGGAGGCGGGGTCGTCGAGGGAGACATCCAGGGCGGCGAGGGCCGCGGCGGCGGCGGCCATGTCGTCGCACGCCTGCGTGTGCACGAGGCCGTCGATGAGCTCGGCGGGGCCCACGTCCCACACGCCCACGTCGCCGACGGTGAGGTCGGCCCTGCCCTGCAGCTCCGCGGTCCAGAACTTGAAGGGCTCGGTCTGGCCGGTGGCCCCGGTGATGCGGGCCTTGTGCCGCTGGCCGTCGCGGGAAGCGAGCACGACGCGGGCGTCGGTGAAGTAGTCGTCCATGACCCCGCCGCGGAAGGAGAGCTCGACGACGCTGGGGGCCACGACGCGCTCGACGACGAAGGCGGGGTGGTCGAGGTGTGCGGTGAGCCAGAGGGGGCGTTCGGGCTGCGGCTTGGTTCGGTGGGAGATGACCAGGTTGCCGGAGGGGTCCTTGTCGAGCTTCAGCTGCGGGCGGGCCGCGGCCCAGCGCTCGATCCACTCGATGACGCGGTGCTCGCGCCCGGAGGCGGTGGGGATGTCGGTGATCTCCAGCAGCCAGGCGAGGTGCTGCTGGCGCTGGGCGGGGGTGATGGGCACGGTCATGGCGGATGGTACGGGCCGCAGCGATCGCTCTTGTGGCGGGGTGCCTAGTCGTCGCCGCCCTGACGCCGCTTCTTGACCTCGCCGCGGCTCTTCTTCTCGCTGAGGCGGCGTTCCTTGGCGCCGCGGCTGGGCTTGGTGGGGCGGCGGACCTTGGGGGCGACCAACGCGCGCTTGACGAGGTCCTGCAGGCGCTCGGTGGCCGCGGCCTTGTTCTGGCCCTGGGAGCGGTGCTCGTCGGCGGTGATGAGCAGGTCGCCGGCCTCGGTGACGAGCGAGGGGGCGAGGCGTGTGAGGCGGTTGAGCTGAGTGCCTGTCAGCGGCAGGTCGGCCAGGCGCACGCGGAGCTGGCAGCGGGTCGCCCGCTTGTTGACGTTCTGCCCGCCGGGGCCGGAGGACGCGGAGAAGCTGTAGTCCAGCAGCCCCTCGGCGATGAAGAGGCCGGGGGCGAGCCGCACCGAAGAGGATGGCGTCTCCGCGTCCACGCTGCGACCTTAGGTGATGAGCACGGCCACGACCACGTTCATCGCGTTGAAGGCCATGTGCAGGGCGATGGGCACGGCGATGCTCCGCGAGCGCTCGAAGGCAAAGCCCAGGCACACGCCGAAGACAAACAGCGTGCCCACCGCATACCACGGCACGCCCGTGCTGACGTGGGCGAGGGCAAAGAGCGCTGCGGTGATTACGATCGCGGCCCAGGGGCGGCGCGAGAGCCGCAGGATCCCCGACTGCAGGAAGCCGCGGTAGACGAGCTCCTCGTGGATGGGGGCGAGGACGACCGCAACGGCGATCATGACCCAGGCCCAAGGGTCGCCGCCGTCGCTGGTGATGGTGCGGAGGGCAGGGTGGGCGATGGGGTCGGTGACGCGGGTGGAGGTCTGCAGCTCGTACGCGAGCTGGAAGACCCCGGAGCAGAAGTAGAGGATGGGCACGCACAGGGGCAGGCAGACAAGGCCGAGGGCGAAGGTGCGCGGGCGTGCGGTGAGGCCCGCCGCGGGCGCGGCTCGGCGGATCATGACCGCGAGAAACCCGGACACGGCGAGGGCCACGGTGAACGACGCGGCGCCGGTGATGGCCATGCCGCGTGTGCTCGCCGGGTCGGTGCCGCCCAGCAGCAGCATCGCCGGCAGGCTGCCGAGCATGAGGCCGGCGTAGCCGACGATGGACGCGATGAACCAGAAGGCGGGCTCGATGGGCGCGAGGTCGCGGAGGCCGCGTGCCAGCACGCCCGGGCGCAGCGTGCGCGTAGACCACAGGAGCCAGAGCACGCCCAGGGAGAACGCGAGCGCGGCCCAGGTCGACCACGAGGTAAGGAACGCTTCACCGGGCATTGCGGCGGCTGTTTCACCAGTTGGGGCTAGAGCTTCAGGAACGGGGGTCGTCCCGGTCTGCGCGTGCGCACGCGGGCTCGGGAAGAGGGCCAGGGCAAGGCCAACAATCAGGGGCGTGCAGGACGAACGCGTGACGCTTGAACGGATGGTCGAGCACAAGCGGCGGCGGCTGGCGGAGGCCAAGGCCCGGACGCCGCAGCATGAGCTGGAGCTGCTGGTCGCCCAGGAGGAGCCGCCGCGGAACTTCTTCCGCGCGGTGACGCGGCGCCGCGGGTTCCACGCCACATCGGTGATCGCGCAGGTGATGCGGCGCAGCCTGGGCAACGGGCTGCTGCGGCCGGAGTACGACGGCGAGGGGTACAGGCCCGCGGACATCGCCAGACGTTATCACGCGGCCGGGGCGTCCGCGATCGCGTGCGTGACCGAGGAGGACCATCATGGGGGGAGGCTGGACGACATCCGAGCGGTGAAGGAGGCCGTGCACCTGCCGGTGATGCGGTGGGACGTGATCGTGGACCCGTGGCAGCTGTGGGAGAGCCGCGCCGCGGGGGCGGACGCGGTGCTGCTGATCGCGGACATCCTGCGCGAGGGGGAGCTGGTGGATCTGCTGATCCTGGCGCAGCAGCTGCAGATGACCACCCTGCTGGAGGTGCACGACGTCGAGAGCCTGCTGCGGGTGCGGCCGCACTATGGGTTCCCGCACCGGAGCTATGCCCTGCTGGCGATTGACAACCGCGACCCCACGACGATGAAGGAGGACCTGCGGACGACGCTGCGGCTGGCGGACCTGGTGGAAGACCGTGCTACCTTGGTGTCCGAGGCGGCCGTGCACGACCGCGACGACCTGCTCAAGTTGCGTGGGGTGGGCGTACGGATCGTGCTCGTCGGCGAACACCTGCTGCGGAGCGACGACCCCGGGTTCGCGCTCCGGCAGCTGCTCGGGTCTGATTGAGAGAGGTCCCCAGCGGACCGTTGGAGAGGTTGATCATGCGGACGACGGCGATTTCGCGGGTGCTGTGGCTTGTGCTCACCGCGGGCGGGGCGGTGGGTGTGGTTGGTGCTGCGCACGGGCAGGAGAAGTCACCCGAGGATGGGGGGCAGCCCGCGAGCGCTCCGCAGCCGGAGACGCCCGCTACGCCGGCACCCGCGGAGGGCGCCGCCCCGGCTGCTTCGACCGATCCGGGGCGGGCGGTCTTTGAGCAGGCCCGCGAGGCGGTGAAGCGGGCCCAGGCGTTCACCTACCACGCGAAGTACTACGGCACGGGCGGCATGGAGATGTACACCTCGCGCGTGGAGGCCGACGTGCGGCTGATGCGCTCGCCGCGGGGCACGGCGTGGCTGGGGCGGGCCATCGGCACGGGCGAGAGCCGCTCGCTGCCGCGGTTTGAGATCGACGTTGGCTGGCGCGAGATCACCAACGAATGGATCGACCACAAGGAGAAGAAGCTGTTCGAGAAGAACAAGCGCGACTCCAAGGGCGTCGCCTTCACCATGGGCAACAGCGCCCGCCTCGAGGAGCTGGTGGACCCGCAGCCTTTCAAGAACGAGCTCGCGGCGGGCGTGACGTACGAGGTGGAGCCGGCGGTCGAGTTCGCGGGCGTGACCTGCGACTCGATCCTGGTCAAGACCGGACGGACGAACGTGCGGTGGCTGATGGGGCAGCAGGACAAGCTGCCGCGCAAGCGCGAGGCGGTGCTGAACAGCAGCACGGTGTCGGGCACGATGGTGATCGAGCTGCACGACATCAAGGCGGACGAGAACCGCCCGCCTCGGATGACCGAGGAGATGGTGCGGGTGGCCCTGCCCGAAGGCTACACGGAGGAGCGGGTGGCCCCGCCCCCCCCACCGCCGCCGCCCCCGCCGCCCCCCGCGCCGATGCCGATGGAGTCGGGCAAGGGCGACCCCATGCCGAGCCCGGGCAAGGGCGAGGAGCCCGCGCCGCCGCCGAAGGTGGAGGAGCCCCCGCAGCCCACGGTGCAGATGGCCCCCGACTTCGAGTTGAGCACGCCCACGGGGGAGAAGGTGTCCGCGGCCTCGCTGCGCGGGAAGGTGGCGGTGCTGCAGTTCGGCGGCTCGTGGTGCCTGCCGCTGCGCGACGCCAACCCCGAGGTCCAGGCGATGGCCTCGGCGCTCAAGGACCGCGGCGTGCAGGTGTACTACGTGAACGTGCGGGAGAAGAACCCGGCGCAGATGGTGGATGAGTTCGGCAAGGCGGGGTTCACCTTCGGCGTGCTGCTGGGCGGGGATGAAGTAGCCAAGGCGTTCGGCGTGAAACGCTACCCGACGTACTGCGTGATCGACCCGAGCGGGATGGTGGTGGCCCGTGAGGCGGGGTACACCAAGGACGCGACCATCAACGCGGTGCGGCAGGCGGCGGAGGCGGCGCTGGGGGGGGCGGCGCCCGCGCCGAGCACGGCGGGGAAGTAGCCGGGGGGAGGGCTTTCGGCCCGCACGAGGGGCTGAGGAGCGCGGCTAATTGCGGGTCGGGGAGGCGGGCTTTCAGCCCGCAGTCAGGACCAGAGGAAGTGTGCGGGCTAAAACCCCGCCCCCCCGGGGTTGAGTGCCTTTGCATAGACCTGCTCGAGGTCGCTGATCATCCTCTCGGTGGAGAAGAGTTCGGCGCACTCGCGCTGGCCTCGGGCCGCGAGGGTTTGCCGCTCCTGCGGGTGCGCGGCGCACCAGAGGATCGCTTCCCGGAGCTTCTCGAGGTCGGCGAGGGGGACGAGGCGGCCGGTCTGCATCTCGCGGCAGGCCTCGCCGGTGCCATCCACGTCGTAAGCCACCGGGCACACGCCCGCGAGCAGGGCCTGCGGCACCGTGCGCGGCAGGCCCTCGCGGTAGCTGGGGTGGGCGAGCACGTCCATCGCCCGCATGAGGGCGGGGATTCGCTGCGGGGGGACCAGGCCGGTGATGAGGACCTGAGGCGGTGAGTCGGTGAGACGGTGAGACGGTGTTGGCGCGCTGCTTGCCCGGTCGAGTTCGGTGACGGTGAGGCCCATGGCGCGGGTCTTCTCGATCAACCGCTCGCGCCACCAGCCATTGCCGACCCAGAGCAGCTTCCACTGCGGGTTACGCCTTAGGTCGTCGGCAAGGGCGTCGAGCAGGTCGTCGTGGCCCTTGTGCTCGGCGAGGCGGGCGACGGTGCCGATGACGAAGTCGGTGTCGTTGAGGCCCAGTTCGCGCCGGACCTCGCCGCGCGATTCGCCGGGCGCCGCGTGCAGGAATGGGGCGGTCTCCATGCCCGAGCGGACGGTGACGTACTGCTCGGGAAGCCCGATGCCGCGGGCGAGGAACTGGCGGGTCATGGCGTCGGCGACGCTGACGATCGTGTGGCAACGCTCCGCCGCGTGCCGCTCGGCGACGGTGTAGATGAGGTTGTTGAGGCGGACCTTGGCGCGCTTGAGGGGGCCGCCCTCGATGGGCATGAAGGGCGGGCCGTGGATGGTGTGGGCGACGCCCGGGCGCAATCCCGCGATGCACTCCGCGACCTCTGCTGGCTCACCGTGCGGGCCCTTTGCCAGGTAGGTTTGCATCGTCATTCGGCAACGACTTGCCCACCCAGCACGGCGGCCAAGGATGCCCGCTTTCGACGAGTGCGTGTGCACGATGTCGGGCTTGATGTCACGGATGAGCGCGAGCAGCTCGCGCTCGGCACGCCAGTCGGAGAGTGGGTTCACCTCCCGCACCAAGTGCGGGACGACGTGCGTGGTGATCCCGTGCCCCTCAGGTGTGCGGAAGTTCTCCACCCGCTCCAGCAGCGAGCCCTCGGGGCCGTAGATCGGCCCGAACGCGAGGTGCACATCATGCCCCAGGCGCGCCTGCCCTTCGCAGGAGAGCACGGTGTTCTCCTGCGAGCCGCCGAGGATGAGGCGGGTTGAGATGTGGAGGATGCGCATTAGACGAGAGGTCGGAGGATCGTCCAGATTGAGTGTGCGATTCGCTGCAGGTCCGCCACGTTCGCCGGCGTAAGTCGCGGCCCGGGGTAGCGGAACCGTACAGCAGCGGCGGAGAGCTTGAGCAGGTCCTGCACCGACGCGGTCGGACCGATCGCGAACTGGCCAAGCAGCTGATCAAGCACTTCCAGGTCGTGCGTCTTCGGCGGGGTCACGCCCTTCTTCGTGAGCACCGCCTTCATCAGCTTCTCTGTGGCCTGCTGGTACAGGAACCCGACCTGATCAAGGTGTGGCCTCTGAGCACCCGACTCGCGCCGTGCCATATCAAGGTCCGCTTCAGCGATCTGAACCCACTCGAGAACCAGCGCCGCGACAGGGTTCGAGGGCACCTGGCTCACGCCGCGGCCTCGTACAGCACGCGCCCGCGATCAACCGCCTCGCGGATGATCGGGTCGCCCCCCTCGTAACGCCACTTCATCTCCTCAGGGGTCCTCACGATCACGTCGATTGGAAACCGGTGCGGATGGATCCGGGCCGCAATCTCGGAAGTGATGTCCAGCCATGAACCGTCGTAGGGCATCACGACAAGCAGATCGACGTCTGAATCGTCATGCGGAGTTCCGTACGCGCGGGACCCAAAGAGAATCACCTTCCGCGGCTTGAACTCAGCCGCGATCTTGGCGGCGAGTTCCTGGATGTCGCTTTCGGTGACCGTGAACATGCACCCATTGTATCGGCTGGGGCCGGGCCACTGTTCGAGCTAGTACCTGATCCACTCCAGGCACAACCCCTCCGGCGGCATGGTGCTGCCGGCCTGGCGGCGGTCTTTGCTCGCGATGATCCGGGGGATGTCGTCCGGCGTGAGCCGCCCGCGCCCGACGTCGGCGAGGGTGCCCGCGATGATGCGGACCATGTTGTAAAGGAAGCCGTTGCCGCTCACGTCGATGCGGATGCGGTCCTCCGCGGCGCGGGTCACGGTGCAGTCGTAGATGGTGCGGACGGTGGTCAGCCGCCCGTGCCCGGCCGCGGCGAAGGCCGCGAAGTCGTGCTCGCCCGTCAGGTGCTTCGCGGCCTCGTGCATGCGGGCGTGGTCAAGGGTCTCCCACACGTGGGCGACGTAGCGGCGGTCCCACAGGGGGCGGGTGCGGGAGGCGTGGATGGTGTAGGAGTAGCCCTTGGCCCTGGTGTCGCCGATGGGGTCAAAGTGCGAGGCGACCGGCTCGATGGAGGTGATGAGGGCGTCGGGGGGAAGGCGGCCGTTGAGGGCGTAGAGCAGGCGGTCGGTGCCGCGGGAGAGGGGCCAGCCAGAGTGGCGGGGGCTTGTTGGAGGGGTGTCGTCGTCAACCCGGGACTTCGCCCCGAGCGGCTCAGTCCCGGCGTCGTCATCGCCCGAGCAGCTGAACGCGGCGACCTGACCCTTGGCGTGGACCCCAGCGTCGGTGCGGCTGGAGCCCATCAATATGACGGGCTCCCGCACGATCTCGCGCACGGCCCGCTCCACCACGTGCTGCACGGTCCGGAGCTGCACCCGCGGCCGGTCCTCGCCCTCGCGGTGCACCGACCCCTGAACCTCCAGTTTCAGCTCCCCCGCGGTGCCGCGCCGGATGCGGTCCTCGAGGGTGGCGTGCGTGGCGCCCGCCTGGTGGGGGCGGGCCTGGGGGTTGGCGTGCAGAGCGTCGGCGAACGGCTCCTGTTTCTGCCAGCCGCAGAAGTCGGTGCCGTCGTAGGCGATGGTGAGCTTGTACCGGGGCACTGGGTGAGGGTAGCTCGAACCGGGTTTTGGCCGATGGAGCGGCACGGACGGTCTGTGGGGCGAAGGCCCAGGCCAGAAACAGACAGCGGTGTCCGCTGCGGGTTCAAGATTCCATTCAGTTTTTCCGGTTTACGGGAACCCATGGGCGCGGTACAACGGCAGGCGGCCGTTCGGCCAGTTCTCGCCTCGTTCGTGGATGTGGTCCCTCAACTTGTGGAGGAGTCATGAGTCGCAACCGGATGTTCGGGGTCGGTGTGTCCAGCGCGCTCGCGCTCGCGTGCGCGGCGTATGCCACGCCTCAGGAAAGCGTTACGTTCAACAACGTCATCACCGAAGGGCTGCTGGGCGACCCTGCGAACACGGTGCTGACGCACACCTTCACCGGCACCTACACGGTGACGAAGCTGCGGCTGAACGCCTCTCTCTTCTCCACCAGCACCGGCACGTGGCCGGCGGACTCCCGGATCCAGGTTCAGACCCCCTCGGGCCAGATTTTCGAGGTTCAGCCGTTCACACAGATCGGCGGGTTCACCTCGGTGAGCACCCCCGGCGACTTCATCGTGAACATGCCCAACCCCGAGGTGGCCGCGGGCACATGGACGTTCACGTTCTTCGAGGATTACAACGACACCGGCACCGACGCGTACTGGGAACCCGCGGTCATCACGCTCGATAACGAAGCCCCGCCGCCGCCGCCGCCCCCGGCCAACTTCCAGGAGATCGAGGGCAACGACATCAAGGACGCTGCCAACCTCGTCATTGACATCGCCGCGGGCCAGACCGTCGGTGGCCTGACGATGGGCGCCAGCACCACCACCCCCGGCAACACCTCCGCCGACTACTTCAAGGTCAAGACCCGGACGGCGCCCTCCGGGATTTACCGCCACCGGCTCTCGTTCGTGTCCACGGGCGGCACCGCCGTTCCCACCGCCAGCATCCGCGGCCTCAGCCAGACGGACGGATTCATCAACCCCGGCACCGACGTGGCTGTGCAGACCGCCGCCACCACGACCGACCCGGCCAGCACCGTGCAGTGGTACGGCTTCGGCCGGCAGGAAGAGCTGTACGTCGCGGTGATGGGGTCCTCGGCCTCCAACACCGAGTACCGCGGGACGTATGACGTCTCCCCGGTGACGCCGATCGAGGCGGGCTCCTTCATCACCGGCGAGATCACCATCGACCGCGACCCCGGCAACTTCGCCGACGCCGACTTCATGGTGTACGACAGCACCTTCACGGCGATGCCCGGATATTCCAACGACGGCGGCAACACACTGACCCGCAACTTCGAGCCGGGCACCTACTACATCGCCTTCAGCAACTGGAACACGGCCAACGATCAGCCCGCGCCCATCGACGACACCTACCCCAGCGAGAACGTGATGGACTTCCCCAACGTGGTGGTGAACAACAGCACCTCCACGTTCGCGAACATGAACATCCAGGTGACCGACATCACCGGCGCCCCGACGATCATCACCGGGTCCAAGGACGGGTTCTTCGACGTCGTGTGGTACCGCTTCACGGTGGCCAACCCCACCGGCCCGATCCCGCCGCGGGGTACCGGGACCGCGATCCCGGGCACGGCCCAGATCACGAGTGACGTGCTGCTGACGGTGCAGGCGTACGCCGGCATCAACCCGCCCAGCACGGGCCTGCAGGTGCGGGCCGACCTGACCAGCCTCAACGGCGGGGCGAACCAGGCGTTCTATGACGATGGAACCCACGGCGACGAGGCCGCGGGCGACAACGTGTTCAGCTACCTGGCCACGCTCGCGGAGCCGATGACCGCGGGCCCCGTCAGCGTGCCCTTCACGGTGTCCGACGCCGAGCTCCGGACCGGCACCGGCACGATCACGTTCAACGCCACGGCCGCGCCCACGGGCGGCTGCTGCGTCGCGAGCGACTGCAGCCTGATGTCCGCCTACGCGTGCAACCAGGCGGGTGGCACGTACCGGGGCAACGGCTCTGATTGCGGCAGCGTCAGCTACAACTTCAGCGACAGCAACATCGAGTTTGCGACGATCTCGGGCACGGGCGTCATGCTGA
The sequence above is drawn from the Phycisphaerales bacterium genome and encodes:
- the arfB gene encoding alternative ribosome rescue aminoacyl-tRNA hydrolase ArfB; the encoded protein is MDAETPSSSVRLAPGLFIAEGLLDYSFSASSGPGGQNVNKRATRCQLRVRLADLPLTGTQLNRLTRLAPSLVTEAGDLLITADEHRSQGQNKAAATERLQDLVKRALVAPKVRRPTKPSRGAKERRLSEKKSRGEVKKRRQGGDD
- a CDS encoding CPBP family glutamic-type intramembrane protease gives rise to the protein MPGEAFLTSWSTWAALAFSLGVLWLLWSTRTLRPGVLARGLRDLAPIEPAFWFIASIVGYAGLMLGSLPAMLLLGGTDPASTRGMAITGAASFTVALAVSGFLAVMIRRAAPAAGLTARPRTFALGLVCLPLCVPILYFCSGVFQLAYELQTSTRVTDPIAHPALRTITSDGGDPWAWVMIAVAVVLAPIHEELVYRGFLQSGILRLSRRPWAAIVITAALFALAHVSTGVPWYAVGTLFVFGVCLGFAFERSRSIAVPIALHMAFNAMNVVVAVLIT
- a CDS encoding indole-3-glycerol phosphate synthase TrpC; this translates as MQDERVTLERMVEHKRRRLAEAKARTPQHELELLVAQEEPPRNFFRAVTRRRGFHATSVIAQVMRRSLGNGLLRPEYDGEGYRPADIARRYHAAGASAIACVTEEDHHGGRLDDIRAVKEAVHLPVMRWDVIVDPWQLWESRAAGADAVLLIADILREGELVDLLILAQQLQMTTLLEVHDVESLLRVRPHYGFPHRSYALLAIDNRDPTTMKEDLRTTLRLADLVEDRATLVSEAAVHDRDDLLKLRGVGVRIVLVGEHLLRSDDPGFALRQLLGSD
- a CDS encoding TlpA disulfide reductase family protein, with the translated sequence MRTTAISRVLWLVLTAGGAVGVVGAAHGQEKSPEDGGQPASAPQPETPATPAPAEGAAPAASTDPGRAVFEQAREAVKRAQAFTYHAKYYGTGGMEMYTSRVEADVRLMRSPRGTAWLGRAIGTGESRSLPRFEIDVGWREITNEWIDHKEKKLFEKNKRDSKGVAFTMGNSARLEELVDPQPFKNELAAGVTYEVEPAVEFAGVTCDSILVKTGRTNVRWLMGQQDKLPRKREAVLNSSTVSGTMVIELHDIKADENRPPRMTEEMVRVALPEGYTEERVAPPPPPPPPPPPPAPMPMESGKGDPMPSPGKGEEPAPPPKVEEPPQPTVQMAPDFELSTPTGEKVSAASLRGKVAVLQFGGSWCLPLRDANPEVQAMASALKDRGVQVYYVNVREKNPAQMVDEFGKAGFTFGVLLGGDEVAKAFGVKRYPTYCVIDPSGMVVAREAGYTKDATINAVRQAAEAALGGAAPAPSTAGK
- a CDS encoding glycosyltransferase is translated as MRILHISTRLILGGSQENTVLSCEGQARLGHDVHLAFGPIYGPEGSLLERVENFRTPEGHGITTHVVPHLVREVNPLSDWRAERELLALIRDIKPDIVHTHSSKAGILGRRAGWASRCRMTMQTYLAKGPHGEPAEVAECIAGLRPGVAHTIHGPPFMPIEGGPLKRAKVRLNNLIYTVAERHAAERCHTIVSVADAMTRQFLARGIGLPEQYVTVRSGMETAPFLHAAPGESRGEVRRELGLNDTDFVIGTVARLAEHKGHDDLLDALADDLRRNPQWKLLWVGNGWWRERLIEKTRAMGLTVTELDRASSAPTPSHRLTDSPPQVLITGLVPPQRIPALMRAMDVLAHPSYREGLPRTVPQALLAGVCPVAYDVDGTGEACREMQTGRLVPLADLEKLREAILWCAAHPQERQTLAARGQRECAELFSTERMISDLEQVYAKALNPGGAGF
- a CDS encoding HEPN domain-containing protein, which codes for MSQVPSNPVAALVLEWVQIAEADLDMARRESGAQRPHLDQVGFLYQQATEKLMKAVLTKKGVTPPKTHDLEVLDQLLGQFAIGPTASVQDLLKLSAAAVRFRYPGPRLTPANVADLQRIAHSIWTILRPLV
- a CDS encoding nucleotidyltransferase domain-containing protein, producing the protein MFTVTESDIQELAAKIAAEFKPRKVILFGSRAYGTPHDDSDVDLLVVMPYDGSWLDITSEIAARIHPHRFPIDVIVRTPEEMKWRYEGGDPIIREAVDRGRVLYEAAA